From the genome of Hymenobacter sp. PAMC 26628, one region includes:
- a CDS encoding helix-turn-helix domain-containing protein: MAKYYVLALRAEEQASLTELVQQRRVASARLVRAQCLLAVATNGLNWSDTQTSQAYGVSTRTLERLRQRACEAGVEAALLGQPRQQWPASKYTGEVEAHLAAAACSTPPEGYAHWTLRLLAAHLVTLQVLPEASPAMVGRVLKKMRYSPGSDRCG; the protein is encoded by the coding sequence ATGGCGAAGTATTATGTCTTAGCGCTGAGGGCCGAAGAACAGGCCTCGCTAACGGAACTCGTGCAGCAGCGGCGCGTGGCCAGCGCCCGGCTTGTGCGGGCTCAGTGCCTGTTGGCCGTAGCTACAAACGGCTTGAACTGGAGCGACACCCAGACTAGCCAAGCCTACGGCGTGAGTACGCGCACCCTGGAGCGCCTGCGCCAACGCGCCTGCGAGGCGGGCGTGGAGGCCGCCCTGCTGGGGCAGCCCCGCCAGCAGTGGCCGGCCAGTAAGTACACCGGGGAGGTGGAGGCGCACCTGGCCGCGGCGGCCTGCTCCACCCCGCCCGAAGGGTACGCCCACTGGACATTGCGCTTGTTGGCCGCTCACCTGGTCACGCTGCAGGTGCTGCCCGAGGCCAGCCCGGCGATGGTGGGGCGGGTACTAAAAAAAATGCGTTACAGCCCTGGAAGCGACAGATGTGGGTGA
- a CDS encoding ABC transporter ATP-binding protein — protein MPDIPSLPVIRVSHLTKRFGAQVVVVDLSFEVAAGETLVLLGPSGCGKTTLLKTLNRLIEPDGGTIEINGRDVRQQAPEALRRGIGYVIQQVGLLPHYTVAQNVGVVPGLLGRPPAETAARTTALLERLHLPAARFAAMLPAQLSGGQQQRVGLARALAADPPVILLDEPFGALDPITRAAVRRDFRELDELRRKTVVLVTHDVTEAFELADRIMLLNHGKIQQLGPPRELLFHPANDFVRSFFQAERLALQMRVTTLGEVLPFVEYDGQAAPAGAPTLPGTASVQAAVALLGDTGTGHLGIAGAPQPLTLGQLLAAFGRALG, from the coding sequence ATGCCCGATATCCCGTCCCTGCCCGTCATCCGCGTCTCGCACCTCACCAAGCGCTTCGGGGCCCAGGTGGTGGTGGTTGATCTTTCGTTTGAGGTGGCCGCGGGCGAAACGCTGGTGCTACTGGGCCCCAGCGGCTGCGGCAAAACCACGCTCCTCAAAACCCTCAACCGCCTGATCGAGCCCGACGGCGGCACCATCGAAATCAACGGGCGCGACGTGCGCCAGCAGGCCCCCGAGGCGCTGCGGCGCGGCATTGGCTACGTCATTCAGCAGGTGGGGCTGCTGCCGCATTATACCGTGGCCCAGAACGTTGGCGTGGTGCCCGGCCTGCTGGGCCGCCCGCCCGCCGAAACCGCCGCCCGCACCACCGCGCTGCTCGAGCGCCTGCACCTGCCCGCCGCCCGGTTTGCCGCCATGCTGCCGGCGCAGCTCTCGGGCGGGCAGCAGCAGCGCGTGGGCCTGGCCCGGGCCCTGGCCGCCGACCCGCCGGTGATTCTGCTCGACGAGCCCTTCGGGGCCCTCGACCCCATCACCCGCGCCGCCGTGCGCCGCGACTTCCGCGAGCTGGACGAGCTGCGCCGCAAAACCGTGGTGCTCGTGACCCACGACGTAACCGAGGCCTTCGAGCTGGCCGACCGCATCATGCTGCTCAACCACGGCAAAATTCAGCAGCTGGGGCCCCCACGCGAGTTGCTATTCCATCCGGCCAACGACTTCGTGCGCAGCTTCTTCCAGGCCGAGCGCCTGGCCCTGCAAATGCGCGTGACGACACTAGGCGAGGTGCTACCCTTCGTGGAATATGACGGCCAGGCGGCGCCCGCCGGGGCCCCTACCCTGCCCGGTACCGCCAGCGTGCAGGCCGCTGTGGCGCTGCTCGGCGACACCGGTACTGGCCACCTGGGCATCGCCGGGGCCCCGCAGCCCCTCACGCTGGGGCAGCTGCTGGCCGCCTTCGGGCGGGCCTTGGGGTAG
- a CDS encoding HAD family hydrolase, with the protein MPRPQLIAFDADDTLWPNQPHFDHVESQLAAILVRCGAADAIGAQLYAVQRANMHLFGYGAKSLMLTMIETAIQLTDGAVTGREIQQLLDLGKRLLDFPIEPLPGVLEVLGELRRRGERLMVLTKGDLFDQESKLARSGLGDFFDHVEIVSEKDEATYRRILARHGVAPADFLMIGNSLKSDILPVLALGAPAIHVPYHTTWIHEEVPAERLAGLNFHRAEDLTDVLAYLA; encoded by the coding sequence ATGCCCCGGCCCCAGCTCATTGCCTTCGATGCCGACGACACGCTCTGGCCCAACCAGCCGCACTTCGACCACGTGGAATCCCAGCTGGCGGCGATATTGGTCCGGTGCGGCGCGGCCGACGCCATCGGGGCCCAGCTCTACGCCGTGCAACGCGCCAACATGCACCTGTTCGGCTACGGCGCCAAGTCGTTGATGCTGACCATGATTGAAACGGCTATCCAGCTCACCGACGGGGCCGTGACGGGGCGCGAGATTCAGCAGCTGCTCGACCTTGGCAAGCGCCTGCTCGACTTTCCCATCGAGCCGCTGCCCGGCGTGCTAGAAGTATTGGGCGAGCTACGGCGGCGTGGCGAGCGGCTGATGGTGCTCACCAAGGGCGACTTGTTCGACCAGGAAAGCAAGCTGGCGCGCTCGGGCCTGGGCGATTTTTTCGACCACGTGGAGATTGTGAGCGAGAAGGACGAGGCCACCTACCGGCGCATTTTGGCGCGGCACGGCGTGGCCCCGGCCGATTTCCTGATGATTGGCAACTCCCTCAAGTCCGATATTCTGCCGGTGCTGGCCCTGGGGGCCCCCGCCATCCACGTGCCCTACCACACCACCTGGATCCACGAGGAAGTGCCCGCCGAGCGCCTGGCCGGCCTCAACTTCCACCGCGCCGAGGACCTAACGGACGTGCTGGCTTACTTGGCCTAG
- a CDS encoding IS630 family transposase gives MWVIPPAQNAAFVCAMERVLDVYQRPYDPAQPVVCLDESPKQLLRESRVPLPLPDGSTRYDCEYHRQGVAQVYMLHEPLAGRRRVQVEDRHDRLTFARAVARLLEEDYAQATRVTLVLDNLSAHQPAAFYEIFDPVRAHALLQRVEFVFTPKHGSWLNMAEIEFAALLTHGLPQRVPDRPTLEAHCYAWQLARNQLGAPTNWQFTTEKARIKLKRLYPTTG, from the coding sequence ATGTGGGTGATTCCACCCGCTCAGAACGCGGCCTTCGTCTGCGCCATGGAACGGGTGCTTGACGTCTACCAACGCCCGTACGACCCAGCCCAGCCAGTCGTGTGCCTGGATGAGTCGCCCAAGCAATTACTACGCGAAAGCCGCGTGCCACTCCCGCTGCCCGATGGCAGCACCCGCTACGACTGCGAGTACCACCGCCAGGGCGTGGCCCAGGTGTATATGCTGCACGAGCCGCTGGCCGGTCGCCGCCGGGTGCAGGTCGAAGACCGCCATGACCGACTCACGTTTGCCCGGGCGGTAGCCCGCCTGCTGGAGGAGGACTACGCCCAAGCGACGCGCGTGACGCTGGTGCTCGACAATTTGTCGGCGCACCAGCCCGCCGCTTTTTACGAGATTTTTGACCCGGTACGGGCGCACGCCCTGTTGCAGCGCGTGGAATTTGTGTTCACCCCCAAGCATGGCTCGTGGCTCAACATGGCTGAAATCGAGTTTGCCGCCCTGCTCACCCACGGCCTGCCGCAGCGCGTGCCCGACCGGCCGACGCTGGAAGCGCACTGCTACGCTTGGCAACTAGCGCGCAACCAACTGGGGGCACCCACCAACTGGCAGTTTACAACCGAGAAGGCCCGCATCAAACTCAAACGGTTGTACCCGACAACCGGCTAG
- a CDS encoding FAD-containing oxidoreductase translates to MNHSFDALIIGAGQAGPSLAGRLTAAGWTVALVERQDFGGTCVNTGCTPTKALIASAKAAHTRRQAAAYGLPPVGDFAVDLGPVQARKDAIVAASRDGIENWLTHLPGCTVFRGTARFASATAMQVGDDVLEAKHIFLNVGGRPVSPPLPGIGQVPHLTSSTILALKELPTHLIIVGAGAVGLEFGQLFRRLGAQVTIVERNPRLLPHDDEDVATAVHDILANEGITLRLGAECISLGQEDGQPVVQVNCENDASPARGSHLLLAMGRQPNTDDLGLEKAGLRADARGFIPVDEQLQTAVPGIWALGDCNGRGAFTHTAYNDFEIVAANLLDHDPRRVSDRLPASAIYVDPPFAKVGLTEAEVRAAGTPALVGKRPMTKVGRAVEKGETQGFIKVLVHAETDQILGASIVGVGGDEAIHCIVTAMYARQTAAFMRRNVFIHPTVAELIPTVFGELKPLAAASEK, encoded by the coding sequence ATGAATCATTCCTTCGATGCGCTGATTATTGGGGCCGGCCAGGCGGGCCCGTCGCTGGCTGGCCGGCTCACGGCCGCGGGCTGGACGGTGGCCCTCGTGGAGCGCCAGGACTTCGGCGGCACCTGCGTCAATACCGGGTGCACGCCCACCAAGGCCCTCATTGCCAGTGCCAAGGCTGCGCACACCCGGCGCCAGGCCGCGGCCTACGGCCTGCCGCCGGTGGGCGACTTCGCCGTGGACCTGGGCCCGGTGCAGGCCCGCAAAGACGCCATTGTGGCGGCCTCGCGTGATGGAATCGAGAACTGGCTGACGCACCTGCCCGGCTGCACGGTGTTCCGGGGCACCGCGCGGTTTGCGTCGGCCACCGCCATGCAGGTGGGCGACGACGTGCTGGAGGCCAAACACATTTTTTTGAACGTGGGGGGCCGGCCGGTCAGCCCGCCGCTGCCCGGCATCGGGCAGGTGCCGCACCTCACCAGCAGCACTATTTTGGCGCTGAAGGAACTGCCGACGCACCTCATCATTGTGGGCGCGGGGGCCGTGGGGCTGGAATTTGGGCAGCTGTTCCGGCGGCTGGGCGCGCAGGTCACCATCGTGGAGCGCAACCCGCGCCTGCTCCCGCACGACGACGAGGACGTGGCCACCGCCGTGCACGACATCCTTGCCAATGAAGGCATTACGCTGCGCCTCGGGGCCGAGTGCATCAGCTTGGGCCAGGAAGACGGGCAGCCCGTGGTGCAGGTGAATTGCGAAAACGACGCCTCTCCGGCCCGGGGCTCGCACCTGCTGCTGGCCATGGGCCGCCAGCCCAACACCGACGACCTGGGCCTGGAGAAAGCCGGCCTGCGCGCCGACGCCCGCGGCTTCATTCCGGTCGATGAGCAGCTGCAAACGGCCGTGCCCGGCATTTGGGCCCTGGGCGACTGCAACGGCCGCGGCGCCTTCACGCACACGGCCTACAACGACTTCGAAATTGTGGCCGCCAACCTACTCGACCACGACCCGCGCCGCGTGAGCGACCGGCTGCCCGCGTCGGCCATCTACGTCGACCCGCCCTTCGCCAAGGTCGGCCTCACGGAAGCCGAAGTGCGCGCCGCCGGTACGCCCGCCCTGGTGGGCAAGCGCCCTATGACCAAGGTGGGCCGGGCCGTGGAAAAAGGCGAAACCCAGGGCTTTATCAAAGTGCTGGTGCACGCCGAAACCGACCAGATTTTGGGGGCCAGCATTGTGGGCGTGGGCGGCGACGAGGCCATCCACTGCATCGTCACGGCCATGTACGCCCGGCAAACCGCCGCCTTCATGCGCCGCAACGTCTTCATCCACCCCACCGTGGCCGAGTTGATTCCGACGGTATTCGGCGAGCTAAAACCGCTGGCCGCGGCCTCCGAAAAGTAG
- a CDS encoding chloramphenicol acetyltransferase has product MKQPIDLATWPRREHFEFFSRFDEPFFGLVADVDVTAARAEAKRLGVSFFLYYLYHAVEAANAVPEFRHRIEPGQVVAYDRVHASATIGRPDHTFGFSFIEQQPGLADFVAGAQLEIAAVQATRGLNLTERTGRPDVLHCSAVPWARFTGLTHARSFQHPDSCPKLSFGQAYAHGAGLRMAVAVNVHHALADGYHVGQFLDAFQQRLGGG; this is encoded by the coding sequence ATGAAGCAGCCGATTGACCTGGCCACCTGGCCCCGCCGCGAGCATTTTGAGTTCTTTTCGAGGTTTGACGAGCCGTTTTTTGGGCTGGTGGCCGACGTGGACGTCACCGCCGCCCGCGCCGAAGCCAAGCGCCTCGGCGTGTCGTTTTTCCTCTACTACCTCTACCACGCCGTGGAGGCCGCCAACGCGGTGCCCGAGTTTCGGCACCGCATCGAGCCGGGCCAGGTGGTGGCCTACGACCGGGTGCACGCCTCGGCCACCATCGGCCGGCCCGACCACACGTTCGGCTTTTCCTTCATCGAGCAGCAGCCGGGCCTGGCCGATTTCGTGGCCGGGGCCCAGCTTGAAATTGCGGCCGTGCAGGCCACCCGCGGCCTCAACCTGACCGAGCGCACCGGCCGGCCCGACGTGCTGCACTGCTCGGCCGTGCCGTGGGCGCGCTTCACGGGCCTCACCCACGCCCGCAGCTTCCAGCACCCCGACAGCTGCCCGAAGCTTTCCTTCGGCCAGGCCTACGCGCACGGCGCTGGCCTGCGCATGGCCGTGGCCGTGAACGTGCACCACGCCCTGGCCGACGGCTACCACGTGGGGCAGTTTCTGGATGCCTTCCAGCAGCGGCTGGGCGGTGGGTGA
- a CDS encoding ABC transporter permease/substrate-binding protein has protein sequence MHTLTELFAFWHEQAGKLGQQTLQHVALTAAALLLGVAVGVPVGLWLTRRPRWAPAVLGAAGVLQTVPSIALLGFLIPLMGIGAAPAILALLLYSLLPIIRNTVAGVQGVPPAVVEAARGLGFTDGQILRRVELPLALPVLMAGIRTATVINVGVATLAAYVAAGGLGEFIFGGIALNNPAMILAGAIPAAALALAFDAGLGALEKLSARRLRAVGGALLLALPVLAAGYWLPQAAGRLRAGFSPEFIGRADCLPGLTHAYGLVRLPNVVLAPALVYEAARAANVDVIDGYSTDGRIRAYGLRVLRDDRHALPPYFAAPVVRPALLRAHPELGPVLDQLSGQLSDSAMTNLNYQVDFLHREPQAVALAWLRRQGLWKTPRPLPPGAPVVRLGSKIFAEQYILVEMYAALIRGNTDLGVATKTGLGGTTICFEALRGGEIDLYPEYTGTGLQVLLQPSPRALDSLGGRPAAVFQYVQAEFQRRYGLEWRAPLGFNNAYCLLMRQQQAGALGIASISDLGGYLRR, from the coding sequence ATGCACACCCTCACTGAACTCTTCGCTTTCTGGCACGAACAAGCCGGCAAGCTGGGCCAGCAAACCTTGCAGCACGTGGCCCTCACGGCGGCGGCGCTGCTGCTGGGCGTGGCCGTGGGGGTGCCCGTGGGCCTGTGGCTCACGCGGCGGCCGCGCTGGGCCCCGGCAGTGCTGGGCGCGGCCGGCGTGCTCCAAACCGTGCCCAGCATCGCCCTGCTCGGCTTCCTGATTCCGCTGATGGGCATCGGGGCGGCTCCGGCCATCCTGGCGCTGCTGCTGTACTCGCTGCTGCCCATCATCCGCAACACGGTGGCCGGGGTGCAGGGCGTGCCCCCGGCCGTGGTGGAGGCCGCCCGGGGCCTGGGCTTTACCGATGGCCAGATTCTGCGGCGCGTGGAACTGCCCCTGGCCCTGCCCGTGCTGATGGCCGGCATCCGCACGGCCACCGTCATCAACGTGGGGGTGGCCACGCTGGCGGCCTACGTGGCGGCCGGCGGCCTGGGCGAGTTCATCTTCGGCGGCATTGCCCTGAACAACCCGGCCATGATTTTGGCCGGCGCCATTCCGGCTGCTGCCCTGGCCCTGGCCTTCGACGCCGGCCTGGGGGCCCTGGAGAAGCTTTCGGCGCGGCGGCTGCGGGCGGTGGGCGGGGCCCTGCTGCTGGCCCTGCCGGTGCTGGCCGCCGGCTACTGGCTGCCCCAGGCCGCGGGCCGGCTGCGGGCGGGCTTCAGCCCGGAGTTCATCGGGCGGGCCGACTGCCTGCCGGGCCTCACCCACGCCTACGGCCTGGTGCGCCTGCCCAACGTGGTGCTGGCCCCGGCGCTGGTGTACGAGGCCGCCCGCGCCGCGAACGTGGACGTCATCGACGGCTACTCGACCGACGGGCGCATCCGGGCCTACGGCCTGCGCGTGCTGCGCGACGACCGCCACGCCCTGCCGCCCTACTTCGCCGCGCCCGTGGTGCGCCCCGCCCTGCTGCGCGCGCACCCCGAGCTGGGCCCCGTGCTCGACCAGCTCAGCGGCCAGCTTTCCGACTCGGCCATGACGAACCTGAACTACCAGGTCGATTTTCTGCACCGCGAGCCGCAGGCCGTGGCCCTGGCCTGGCTGCGCCGCCAGGGCCTCTGGAAAACGCCGCGCCCGCTGCCGCCCGGGGCCCCGGTGGTGCGCCTGGGCTCGAAGATTTTCGCCGAGCAGTACATTTTGGTGGAGATGTACGCCGCCCTCATCCGCGGCAACACCGACCTGGGGGTGGCTACCAAAACCGGCCTGGGCGGCACCACCATCTGCTTCGAGGCGCTGCGCGGGGGCGAAATCGACCTTTACCCCGAGTACACCGGCACCGGCCTGCAAGTGCTGCTCCAGCCCTCGCCCCGGGCCCTCGATTCGCTGGGCGGCCGGCCGGCGGCGGTGTTCCAGTACGTGCAGGCCGAATTTCAGCGCCGCTACGGGCTGGAGTGGCGCGCCCCGCTGGGCTTCAACAACGCCTACTGCCTGCTGATGCGCCAGCAGCAGGCCGGGGCCCTGGGCATCGCCAGCATCTCGGATTTGGGCGGCTACCTGCGGCGGTAG
- a CDS encoding RCC1 domain-containing protein, translating into MLLRWGDPAHAQRIAAGSNNTYSIQPDGTLWAWGEDYYGQLGRNNLGNQPAPVQVGSDTNWKSVSAGSFYVLAVRTDGTLWAWGLNTNGQLGTGNTTDQSAPVQVGTATTWQSVAAGYRLAVAIRTDGTLWTWGSNTDGTSVNLLAPVQVGTATWKQASAGTNNILAVRTDGTLWAWGNNYSGQLGTGTTPGTPVVAPTQVGTATNWQSAALGQNYATAVRTDGTLWAWGQNYYGQLGTGNTTAQPLPVQVGRGAAWQAVAAGYTHAVALRADGTLWTWGNNGAGRLGNGAELHYAPAPVALPSTWRSVAAGYYHTAAVRADGTLWSWGYNYNGELGLGTTVDRATPGQIGTATDWQRVVAGDHHTLALRTNGTLWAWGANFDNELGLGTTTSQSAPVQVGTAAWLSVAAGQFHTVAVRADGTLWAWGSNFDGQLGNGTAASAPTPTQVGTATNWQSVAAGSLHSLALRTDGTLWAWGNNDNGQLGNGTATTQRVPVQVGTAAWQSAAAGQYHSLAVRADGTLWAWGNNDYNQLGSFFYGDQLAPVQVGPDANWRSTSAAALLSLAVRADGSLWAWGYNYEGQLGNGTTAASGLPEAVIGGASWQSAAAGGSQTAALRADGTLWTWGSNDYGQLGNGTVANPLPIYIPFAGTALATAPASAAAGWHLAPNPAHGQVLLRGLSGKAAVQLFDAQGRLVRTAAGPAVALDGLAPGLYLLQATAGGTTRTQRLVVE; encoded by the coding sequence TTGCTGCTGCGTTGGGGGGACCCGGCCCACGCCCAGCGCATCGCCGCTGGCAGCAACAACACCTATTCCATCCAGCCCGACGGCACGCTCTGGGCCTGGGGCGAAGATTACTACGGCCAGCTCGGCCGGAACAACTTGGGCAACCAGCCCGCCCCGGTGCAGGTGGGCTCCGACACGAACTGGAAAAGCGTCAGCGCGGGCTCGTTTTACGTCCTGGCCGTGCGCACCGACGGCACCCTCTGGGCCTGGGGCCTCAATACCAACGGCCAGTTGGGAACTGGCAATACCACCGACCAAAGCGCCCCGGTGCAGGTGGGCACCGCCACCACTTGGCAGAGCGTGGCGGCCGGCTACCGGCTCGCGGTGGCCATCCGCACCGACGGCACCCTCTGGACTTGGGGCAGCAACACCGACGGCACGAGCGTCAACTTGCTCGCCCCCGTACAGGTGGGCACGGCCACGTGGAAGCAGGCCAGCGCCGGCACAAACAACATCCTGGCCGTGCGCACCGACGGCACCCTCTGGGCCTGGGGCAATAATTACTCGGGCCAGCTCGGCACCGGCACCACGCCCGGGACGCCCGTGGTTGCGCCCACGCAAGTGGGCACCGCCACTAACTGGCAAAGCGCGGCCTTGGGCCAGAACTACGCCACCGCGGTGCGTACGGACGGCACCCTCTGGGCCTGGGGCCAAAATTATTACGGCCAGCTCGGCACCGGCAACACCACCGCCCAGCCGCTGCCCGTGCAGGTGGGCCGCGGCGCGGCGTGGCAAGCCGTGGCCGCCGGCTACACCCACGCGGTGGCCCTGCGCGCCGACGGCACCCTCTGGACCTGGGGCAACAACGGCGCTGGCCGGCTCGGCAACGGGGCGGAGCTCCACTACGCGCCGGCGCCGGTGGCCCTGCCCAGCACGTGGCGCAGCGTTGCCGCCGGCTACTACCACACGGCGGCCGTGCGCGCCGACGGCACCCTCTGGAGCTGGGGCTACAACTACAACGGCGAACTGGGCCTGGGCACGACCGTGGACCGCGCTACCCCCGGCCAAATTGGCACGGCCACGGATTGGCAGCGCGTAGTAGCCGGCGACCACCACACGCTGGCCCTGCGCACCAACGGCACCTTGTGGGCCTGGGGCGCCAACTTCGACAATGAACTGGGCCTGGGCACTACCACCAGCCAGAGCGCCCCGGTGCAAGTGGGCACCGCCGCCTGGCTAAGCGTAGCTGCCGGCCAGTTCCACACGGTGGCCGTGCGCGCCGACGGTACCCTGTGGGCCTGGGGCTCCAACTTCGACGGCCAACTCGGCAACGGTACGGCGGCCTCCGCGCCCACTCCCACGCAAGTGGGCACCGCCACGAACTGGCAGAGCGTGGCGGCCGGCTCGTTGCATAGCCTGGCTCTGCGCACCGACGGCACCTTGTGGGCCTGGGGCAACAATGACAATGGCCAACTCGGCAATGGCACCGCCACTACTCAACGCGTCCCCGTGCAGGTGGGCACCGCCGCTTGGCAGAGTGCAGCGGCGGGCCAGTACCACAGCCTAGCCGTGCGCGCCGACGGCACGCTCTGGGCCTGGGGCAACAACGACTACAACCAACTCGGGAGCTTCTTCTACGGCGACCAGTTGGCGCCCGTGCAAGTGGGGCCCGACGCCAACTGGCGCAGCACAAGCGCCGCCGCTTTGCTCTCGCTGGCGGTGCGCGCCGACGGCTCCCTCTGGGCCTGGGGCTACAATTACGAAGGGCAGCTTGGCAACGGCACCACTGCGGCCAGCGGCTTGCCCGAAGCCGTCATCGGCGGGGCCAGCTGGCAAAGCGCCGCGGCCGGCGGCAGCCAAACCGCCGCCCTGCGCGCCGACGGCACGCTCTGGACGTGGGGCAGCAACGACTACGGCCAGCTCGGCAACGGCACCGTGGCCAACCCTTTGCCCATTTACATTCCGTTCGCCGGCACGGCCCTGGCCACGGCGCCCGCCAGCGCCGCCGCCGGCTGGCACCTGGCCCCCAACCCCGCCCACGGCCAAGTGCTGCTGCGGGGCTTAAGCGGTAAAGCCGCCGTGCAGTTATTTGACGCGCAGGGCCGGCTGGTGCGCACTGCCGCCGGGCCCGCCGTGGCGCTCGATGGCCTCGCCCCCGGCCTCTACCTGCTGCAAGCCACGGCCGGCGGCACCACCCGTACCCAGCGCCTGGTGGTAGAATAA
- a CDS encoding alpha/beta hydrolase, with protein sequence MHQEPFRTAGAPLATAAKALIMLHGRGASAADILTLASHLHVPGFALLAPQATQGTWYPHSFLAPPAQNEPGLSDALAAVGRAVAAAAGAGIAPANLYFLGFSQGACLTLEYVARHAARYGGVVAFTGGLIGDRVRAENYAGDFAGTPIFIGTSDPDFHVPVERVRASTVLLGRLGAQVTEKIYPNLGHTISQAEIDLANELVFK encoded by the coding sequence ATGCACCAAGAACCGTTTCGTACCGCCGGCGCGCCCCTGGCCACGGCGGCCAAGGCCCTTATTATGCTGCACGGCCGGGGCGCCAGCGCCGCCGACATCCTCACGCTGGCCTCTCACTTGCACGTGCCGGGCTTTGCGCTGCTGGCCCCCCAGGCCACCCAGGGCACCTGGTATCCCCACTCCTTCCTGGCCCCGCCCGCCCAAAACGAGCCCGGCCTGTCGGATGCGCTGGCTGCTGTGGGCCGCGCCGTGGCCGCCGCCGCGGGCGCGGGCATTGCGCCGGCCAACCTCTACTTCCTGGGCTTTTCGCAGGGCGCCTGCCTCACCCTCGAGTACGTGGCCCGGCACGCGGCGCGCTACGGCGGCGTGGTTGCTTTCACGGGGGGCTTGATAGGCGACCGGGTGCGGGCAGAAAACTACGCTGGCGACTTCGCGGGCACGCCCATTTTCATCGGCACCAGCGACCCCGACTTCCACGTGCCCGTCGAGCGGGTGCGCGCCTCCACGGTGCTGCTCGGCCGCCTGGGGGCCCAGGTCACGGAGAAGATTTACCCCAACCTGGGCCACACCATTTCGCAAGCCGAAATCGACCTGGCCAACGAGCTTGTTTTCAAGTAG
- a CDS encoding isocitrate dehydrogenase (NADP(+)), with protein sequence MTKIKVANPVVELDGDEMTRIIWKFIKDKLITPYLDLDIKYYDLGIEYRDETNDQVTIDAAHAIKQYGVGIKCATITPDEDRVKEFNLKQMWKSPNGTIRNILDGTVFREPIVMGNVPRLVPNWTAPICIGRHAFGDQYRATDFLTKGKGKLTITFEPEDGGETQSFEVFNFKSDGVALAMYNTDESIRGFAHACFNQALMKGWPLYLSTKNTILKKYDGRFKDIFQEIYAQDYTAKFQAAGITYEHRLIDDMVASALKWHGNFVWACKNYDGDVQSDTVAQGFGSLGLMTSVLVTPDGKTMEAEAAHGTVTRHFRDHQHGKPTSTNPIASIFAWTRGLEFRGILDGNQELIDFCKALEAVCVETVESGKMTKDLAVCIHGNKVQHGRDYLYTEEFLEALNENLQAKLAK encoded by the coding sequence ATGACCAAAATTAAAGTAGCCAACCCCGTCGTCGAGCTTGACGGCGACGAGATGACGCGCATCATCTGGAAATTCATTAAGGACAAGCTCATTACCCCGTACCTGGACCTGGACATCAAGTACTACGACCTGGGCATCGAGTACCGCGACGAGACCAATGACCAGGTGACCATCGACGCGGCCCACGCCATCAAGCAGTACGGCGTGGGCATCAAGTGCGCCACCATCACGCCCGACGAGGACCGGGTGAAGGAGTTCAACCTCAAGCAGATGTGGAAGTCGCCGAACGGCACCATCCGCAACATCCTCGACGGCACCGTGTTCCGCGAGCCCATCGTGATGGGCAACGTGCCCCGCCTGGTGCCCAACTGGACGGCCCCCATCTGCATCGGCCGCCACGCCTTCGGCGACCAGTACCGCGCCACCGACTTCCTCACCAAGGGCAAGGGCAAGCTCACCATCACCTTCGAGCCCGAAGACGGCGGCGAAACCCAGTCGTTCGAGGTGTTTAACTTCAAGAGCGACGGCGTGGCCCTGGCCATGTACAACACCGACGAGAGCATCCGGGGCTTTGCCCACGCCTGCTTCAACCAGGCCCTGATGAAGGGCTGGCCGCTGTACCTGAGCACCAAAAACACGATTCTCAAGAAGTACGACGGCCGCTTCAAGGACATCTTCCAGGAGATTTACGCGCAGGACTACACCGCCAAGTTCCAGGCCGCCGGCATCACCTACGAGCACCGGCTGATCGACGACATGGTGGCCTCGGCCCTGAAGTGGCACGGCAACTTTGTGTGGGCCTGCAAAAACTACGACGGCGACGTGCAGAGCGACACCGTGGCCCAGGGCTTCGGCTCGCTGGGCCTGATGACCTCGGTGCTGGTGACGCCCGACGGCAAAACCATGGAGGCCGAGGCCGCCCACGGCACCGTGACGCGCCACTTCCGCGACCACCAGCACGGCAAACCGACCTCCACGAACCCCATTGCCAGCATCTTCGCCTGGACGCGCGGCCTGGAGTTCCGCGGTATCCTGGACGGCAACCAGGAGCTCATCGACTTCTGCAAAGCCCTGGAGGCCGTGTGCGTGGAGACCGTGGAAAGCGGCAAAATGACCAAGGACCTCGCCGTTTGCATCCACGGCAACAAGGTGCAGCACGGCCGCGACTACCTCTACACCGAGGAATTCCTGGAAGCGCTGAACGAGAACCTGCAAGCGAAGCTGGCCAAATAG